A window of Lagopus muta isolate bLagMut1 chromosome 14, bLagMut1 primary, whole genome shotgun sequence contains these coding sequences:
- the ZCCHC10 gene encoding zinc finger CCHC domain-containing protein 10 produces MQRGAPRFPAAKMATPMHRLIARRQAEANKQHVRCQKCLEFGHWTYECTGKRKYLHRPSRTAQLAKILKEKEKQLLLQQSTGESTAERKTKKKRSKSVTSSSSSSSDSSASDSSSDSDDSSTSSSSDSDSDESSSTSSSSPSSSSTSSSSEFESDSSSSSSSSSSTDSSSDDEPPKKKKKK; encoded by the exons ATGCAGCGCGGCGCGCCTCGCTTCCCGGCCGCGAAGATGGCGACTCCCATGCATCGCCTCATCGCTCGGAGACAGGC GGAGGCGAACAAGCAGCATGTAAGATGTCAGAAATGTTTAGAGTTTGGACATTGGACGTATGAGTGCACGGGGAAGAGAAAATACCTGCACAGACCTTCAAGGACAGCTCAGTTAgcaaaaattctgaaagaaaaagaaaagcaactacTGCTGCAACAAAG CACTGGAGAAAGtactgcagaaaggaagaccaagaaaaaaag atctAAAAGTGTAACaagttccagcagcagcagcagtgacagttcAGCTAGTGATTCCTCATCTGACAGTGATGATTCTTCTACCTCTTCTTCTTCTGATAGTGACAGTGATGAGAGCTCCTCCacatcctcctcttctccatcctCAAGTAGTACTTCCTCATCTTCGGAGTTTGAATCAGATTCCAGTTCCTCCAGCAGTAGCAGTAGCAGCACAGACAGTAGTTCTGATGATGAGccaccaaagaaaaagaagaagaaataa